In the Desulfatiglans anilini DSM 4660 genome, one interval contains:
- the trpD gene encoding anthranilate phosphoribosyltransferase, giving the protein MIKEAIAKVVKGENLSIDEMEQAMDEVMSGEATPAQIGAFAVALRLKGETVEEITGAAVAMRKRALKVRLNNHLVNIDRDEINIEDETILDTCGTGGDGTRTFNVSTATAFVAAGAGVRVAKHGNRAVSSLCGSADVLENLGVKLDLTSTDVERCIETVGIGFLYAPLYHGAMKYAAGPRREIGIRTIFNLLGPLTNPAGASVQVLGVYDPSLTTKIAQVLDNLQSREAFVVCGEGTYDEISICGVTHVAHLKGGKIRAFDMTPEDFGLQRSIPEAIMGGTARENAEIVRAILEGEKGPRRDMVLLNAAAAFMAASLDEDFRTGIERAQASIDSGKAREKLDQLVSFTQGCHPFVRKEL; this is encoded by the coding sequence ATGATTAAGGAAGCGATTGCCAAAGTGGTCAAGGGTGAAAACCTGTCCATCGACGAGATGGAGCAGGCGATGGATGAAGTGATGAGCGGGGAGGCGACTCCCGCGCAGATCGGCGCATTTGCCGTTGCGCTGCGGCTGAAAGGAGAGACCGTGGAGGAGATTACAGGCGCCGCCGTGGCTATGCGCAAACGCGCGTTGAAAGTGCGCCTCAACAACCACCTGGTCAATATCGACCGGGACGAGATCAACATCGAGGACGAGACCATTTTGGATACCTGCGGCACGGGCGGCGACGGCACCCGGACCTTCAACGTTTCCACCGCCACCGCCTTCGTCGCGGCCGGTGCCGGTGTGAGGGTCGCCAAGCACGGGAACCGAGCCGTTTCAAGCCTTTGCGGGAGCGCCGATGTCCTCGAAAACCTCGGCGTGAAACTGGATCTGACCAGCACGGACGTGGAGCGCTGTATCGAGACGGTGGGAATCGGGTTTCTCTATGCGCCCCTCTACCACGGGGCGATGAAATACGCCGCGGGCCCGCGCCGGGAAATCGGGATCCGGACCATCTTCAACCTGCTCGGCCCTCTCACCAATCCGGCCGGGGCATCCGTCCAGGTGCTCGGGGTGTACGATCCCTCCCTGACGACGAAGATCGCTCAGGTGCTCGACAACCTGCAGAGCCGGGAGGCCTTCGTAGTCTGTGGTGAGGGCACCTACGACGAGATCAGCATCTGCGGGGTGACCCACGTGGCGCACCTGAAGGGCGGGAAGATCCGTGCCTTCGACATGACGCCGGAGGATTTCGGTTTGCAGCGCTCGATCCCGGAGGCCATCATGGGCGGCACGGCCCGGGAAAACGCGGAGATCGTCCGCGCGATCCTCGAAGGGGAAAAAGGGCCCAGGAGGGACATGGTTCTCCTGAACGCCGCCGCCGCCTTTATGGCCGCCTCGCTCGACGAAGATTTCAGAACGGGCATCGAGCGGGCGCAGGCGTCGATCGATTCGGGCAAGGCCCGGGAGAAGCTCGATCAGCTGGTGAGCTTCACCCAGGGGTGCCATCCATTCGTACGCAAGGAACTGTAG
- the trpA gene encoding tryptophan synthase subunit alpha, whose protein sequence is MLETLLRQRLEEKDLLVMAHLVAGYPSFPEGLRLIEAMVAAGVDMVEIQIPFSEPLADGPVIARANQKALERGATVGQCLDFAAEAAQAFDIPFLVMTYYNIPYRYGLEAFAEALRARGLKGAILPDLPVEEGSACFGALRRRGLSPIVLFSPLTSPERMRTLAGAADGFVYCVARKGVTGAVTCFDNGLAAYLTRCREATRLPLAVGFGLKDREDIGFLRGRAEIAVVGSELMRCMERGGPEDARRFLEELR, encoded by the coding sequence GTGCTTGAAACACTGCTGAGGCAGCGGCTGGAGGAAAAGGACCTGCTCGTCATGGCCCATCTGGTTGCGGGGTACCCCTCCTTCCCGGAGGGTCTGCGTCTGATCGAGGCGATGGTGGCGGCCGGCGTCGATATGGTGGAGATCCAGATCCCCTTTTCAGAGCCGCTGGCGGATGGTCCGGTGATCGCGCGGGCGAACCAGAAGGCCCTCGAACGGGGTGCCACGGTCGGACAGTGCCTGGATTTCGCTGCAGAGGCGGCGCAGGCGTTCGATATCCCCTTTCTGGTCATGACCTACTACAACATCCCCTACCGCTACGGGCTGGAGGCCTTTGCGGAGGCGCTCCGCGCGAGGGGGCTCAAAGGGGCCATCCTTCCCGATCTGCCGGTGGAGGAAGGCTCGGCCTGTTTCGGAGCGCTGCGGCGGCGGGGCCTGTCTCCGATCGTCCTCTTTTCGCCGCTCACGAGCCCTGAGAGGATGCGCACCCTTGCCGGGGCCGCCGACGGGTTTGTGTATTGCGTCGCCCGGAAAGGCGTGACCGGAGCCGTCACCTGCTTCGACAACGGGCTGGCTGCCTATCTCACTCGCTGTCGCGAGGCGACGCGCCTCCCGCTGGCTGTCGGCTTCGGATTGAAGGATCGGGAGGACATCGGCTTTCTCAGAGGGCGGGCCGAGATCGCCGTTGTCGGAAGCGAGCTGATGCGATGCATGGAAAGGGGCGGCCCGGAGGACGCCCGCCGCTTTCTCGAAGAGCTCCGTTAG
- the trpB gene encoding tryptophan synthase subunit beta, producing MRAGYYGDYGGRFVPEILHATFEELTGAFEAARVDPGFWAEYRAVMGEYSGRPTPLTYAGNLTRHLGGARIYVKREDLNHTGAHKANNVMGQGLLARRMGKSRVIAETGAGQHGVATATMAARFGFRCTIYMGEKDVQRQRPNVFWMEQLGAEVVPVQSGGRILKDAINEAFRDWVSHMEDTHYVLGTACGPHPFPAMVVWFQSIIGEEARLQILEREGRPPDRVYACVGGGSNALGIFSGFLDDPVELVGAEAGGRGLETGLHAARLASARGVPGVAQGYKTYFLQDPDGQMLETHSVAAGLDYIGVSPILADLYERGRVRFDAVTDDEVVEALSLTVRTEGLIPALESAHAFALAFREIPRFPEDAVVIINQSGRGDKDIFTVADALGDLKWRDFIRRKAEGYRA from the coding sequence ATGAGAGCGGGATACTATGGGGACTACGGCGGCCGGTTTGTACCGGAGATCCTTCACGCGACCTTCGAGGAGTTGACCGGCGCCTTCGAAGCGGCCCGGGTCGACCCGGGTTTTTGGGCCGAATACCGGGCTGTTATGGGGGAGTATTCAGGCCGGCCGACGCCGCTGACCTATGCCGGCAACCTGACGCGGCACCTGGGTGGAGCGCGAATCTACGTGAAGCGCGAAGACCTCAACCACACCGGTGCGCACAAGGCCAACAACGTCATGGGGCAGGGTCTTCTGGCGCGGCGCATGGGAAAGTCGCGCGTCATCGCGGAGACCGGGGCCGGGCAGCACGGGGTCGCGACCGCGACCATGGCGGCCCGATTCGGCTTCCGCTGCACCATTTACATGGGGGAGAAGGACGTTCAGCGCCAGCGTCCCAATGTCTTCTGGATGGAGCAGCTCGGGGCCGAGGTCGTGCCGGTCCAAAGCGGCGGCCGGATCCTGAAAGACGCCATCAACGAGGCTTTCCGGGATTGGGTAAGCCACATGGAGGACACCCACTATGTATTGGGGACGGCCTGCGGGCCCCATCCCTTTCCAGCGATGGTGGTCTGGTTCCAGTCGATCATCGGCGAGGAGGCTCGGCTGCAGATCCTCGAGCGCGAGGGGCGTCCGCCGGACCGCGTCTACGCCTGCGTTGGCGGCGGATCGAATGCCCTGGGGATTTTCAGTGGATTCCTCGACGATCCGGTGGAGCTCGTAGGCGCCGAGGCGGGCGGACGGGGCCTCGAAACAGGCCTTCATGCGGCCAGGCTGGCATCCGCCAGGGGCGTGCCGGGTGTCGCGCAGGGATACAAAACGTATTTCCTGCAGGACCCTGACGGTCAGATGCTCGAGACGCACAGCGTGGCGGCCGGCCTCGACTACATCGGCGTGTCTCCGATCCTTGCCGATCTCTATGAGCGGGGGCGTGTGCGGTTCGACGCCGTTACGGACGATGAGGTGGTCGAGGCGCTTTCCTTGACGGTCAGGACCGAGGGGTTGATCCCGGCCCTCGAATCGGCGCACGCTTTCGCGCTGGCCTTCAGGGAGATCCCCCGTTTTCCGGAGGATGCGGTGGTGATCATCAACCAATCGGGCCGGGGGGACAAGGACATCTTCACAGTGGCGGATGCCCTCGGCGATCTCAAATGGCGTGATTTCATCCGCCGGAAAGCGGAGGGTTACCGTGCTTGA
- the trpC gene encoding indole-3-glycerol phosphate synthase TrpC, whose protein sequence is MNRSFLDTILEEKRREVGQLKLKGLPRISGGAAPIRDFTGALKRKTGIALIGEIKFGSPSSGSIRAPGDPVPIASGYARAGAAALSVLTDRRFFQGDIDFLPKVKAAVPLPLLRKDFIIDPLQVEESARCGADAFLLIARALSRERLTDLIAEADRFHLAALVEVHSREDAEKAVQCGAKVIGINNRDLRTFRVDLDRTLEIRPLLPPECTVVSASGIRGPDDVRRLAAAGVDAVLVGTALMAGGDPAGKARALVEAGRAEGQMACASE, encoded by the coding sequence ATGAACCGCTCTTTCCTGGACACCATTCTGGAGGAGAAGCGCCGGGAGGTTGGGCAGCTGAAGCTGAAGGGCCTGCCCCGGATATCAGGAGGCGCTGCGCCCATCCGGGATTTCACCGGCGCGTTGAAGCGGAAGACAGGCATCGCCTTGATCGGCGAGATCAAATTCGGATCGCCGTCGTCCGGTTCCATCCGCGCCCCCGGCGACCCCGTGCCCATCGCATCGGGGTATGCCAGGGCCGGGGCCGCGGCCCTCTCGGTGTTGACCGACCGGCGTTTTTTCCAGGGGGATATCGACTTCTTGCCGAAGGTCAAGGCCGCCGTTCCATTGCCCCTGCTGCGGAAAGATTTCATCATCGATCCGCTGCAGGTGGAGGAATCGGCCCGCTGCGGCGCCGATGCCTTTCTGCTGATCGCGCGGGCCCTCAGCCGTGAGCGGTTGACCGATCTTATCGCGGAGGCGGACCGTTTCCACCTGGCCGCCCTCGTGGAGGTCCACAGCCGCGAGGATGCCGAAAAGGCGGTGCAATGCGGGGCCAAGGTGATCGGGATCAACAACCGCGATCTCCGGACGTTCCGGGTGGACCTCGACCGGACCCTCGAGATCAGGCCGCTGCTGCCGCCGGAGTGCACCGTCGTGAGCGCCAGCGGCATCAGGGGGCCTGACGACGTCCGCCGGCTTGCGGCGGCCGGGGTCGACGCCGTCCTGGTCGGCACCGCTCTCATGGCGGGGGGGGACCCGGCCGGCAAGGCGCGGGCCCTGGTGGAGGCCGGGCGGGCGGAGGGGCAGATGGCATGCGCGTCAGAGTGA
- a CDS encoding phosphoribosylanthranilate isomerase — protein MRVRVKLCGVTNLDDALMASEAGVDALGFIFAASPRRISPEAARRIIRALPPFVKTTGVFVDEAVDEVERIMRLCGLDMVQLHGDEPPDLCGRLMPHSLKAFQVQGRASLGPLERYRGRVRGVVLDAWSAGHRGGIGRPFDWRVLQGVSLPGPLILAGGLGPENVRDAVLAVRPYGIDINSGVESQPGRKDPARLAAVMRAIAALPPTDGEMA, from the coding sequence ATGCGCGTCAGAGTGAAGCTCTGCGGGGTGACAAATCTCGACGATGCCCTGATGGCCTCGGAAGCCGGGGTCGACGCCTTGGGTTTCATCTTCGCGGCGAGCCCGAGGCGGATCAGCCCCGAGGCGGCCCGGCGGATCATCCGCGCCCTCCCGCCGTTCGTCAAGACCACCGGGGTGTTCGTGGATGAGGCCGTGGACGAGGTGGAGCGGATCATGCGTTTGTGCGGCCTCGATATGGTCCAGCTTCATGGAGACGAACCCCCGGATCTGTGCGGGCGCCTGATGCCGCATTCACTCAAGGCCTTTCAGGTGCAGGGCCGGGCCAGCCTCGGTCCCCTGGAGCGCTACCGGGGACGGGTGCGGGGGGTCGTCTTGGACGCCTGGTCCGCGGGCCATCGGGGTGGGATCGGAAGGCCGTTCGACTGGCGGGTCCTGCAAGGGGTTTCCCTGCCGGGGCCCCTGATCCTGGCGGGCGGTCTCGGGCCGGAAAATGTCCGGGACGCCGTCTTGGCGGTTCGCCCCTACGGCATCGACATCAACAGCGGAGTGGAATCGCAGCCCGGCCGGAAGGATCCGGCCAGGCTGGCGGCGGTGATGCGCGCGATCGCGGCTTTGCCGCCGACGGACGGAGAGATGGCATGA
- a CDS encoding anthranilate synthase component II → MLVLIDNYDSFTYNLVQMIEGMGREVAVYRNDAVTPEAVEGLAPEAVLISPGPGSPEGAGICVELIRGLGPRVPVLGICLGHQAIAAAFGGEVVRAGRMMHGKTSPVFHDGRSLYRGLPAPFPAARYHSLLVRRESLPETLEVSAWTEEGEIMGLRHREYRCEGIQFHPESIMTAAGCRIIDNFLRNNGGRNDD, encoded by the coding sequence ATGCTGGTGCTGATCGATAACTACGATTCGTTTACGTACAACCTGGTTCAGATGATCGAAGGGATGGGCCGGGAGGTGGCGGTCTACCGCAATGATGCGGTGACTCCGGAGGCGGTCGAAGGGCTTGCGCCGGAGGCGGTGCTGATTTCCCCCGGGCCGGGGAGCCCCGAAGGGGCGGGGATCTGCGTGGAGCTCATCCGGGGGCTTGGCCCCCGGGTGCCCGTCCTCGGCATCTGCCTCGGCCATCAGGCGATCGCGGCGGCCTTCGGAGGGGAGGTCGTGCGGGCCGGCCGCATGATGCACGGGAAGACCTCCCCGGTGTTTCACGACGGTCGCTCGTTGTATCGAGGCCTCCCCGCGCCTTTTCCCGCAGCGCGTTATCATTCGCTGCTGGTGAGGAGGGAAAGCCTGCCGGAGACCTTGGAGGTCAGTGCGTGGACCGAGGAAGGGGAGATCATGGGGCTCAGACACCGCGAGTACCGATGCGAAGGGATTCAGTTTCACCCGGAGTCCATTATGACGGCGGCCGGGTGCAGGATTATCGACAATTTTTTGCGCAACAACGGAGGACGGAACGATGATTAA